One window from the genome of Paracoccus marcusii encodes:
- a CDS encoding hemolysin family protein has protein sequence MLLEIAIVLLLTLFNGILAMSELAIVSARPARLKTMAQQGSRGAATALDLAADPGRFLSSVQIGITLVGVLSGAFSGATLGTRLATALVAGGMQPALAHTLAVGGVVVAITYLSLIVGELVPKQIALRAPEAVAARIAPLIRMISRIAAPVVWVLDRSGRVLLALLGQSGKAESSMSDEEIKVMLAEAHNAGVIAPAENEMIAGVMRIADRTARGLMTPRHEVLIADANATPDDLAQVFRTGHRSRILLRDGADDDIVGVIHARDLIRLQADPAADPRALIQAVPVVRDGLPALNVIEQLKSSPAHMLLVFDEYGHFEGVITAMDVLEAIAGDFPDPGEDEPKAVRRDDGSWLIAGWMPVDEFSDLLGVPLPEDRDYESVAGLVLDLAGVLPEVGAHVTLSPWRIEVVDLDGRRIDKLLVARID, from the coding sequence ATGCTCCTCGAAATCGCCATTGTCCTGCTGTTGACCCTGTTCAACGGCATTCTTGCCATGTCCGAACTTGCCATCGTCTCTGCCCGGCCCGCCCGGCTCAAGACCATGGCCCAGCAGGGCAGCCGGGGGGCCGCGACCGCGCTGGACCTGGCCGCCGATCCGGGCCGGTTCCTGTCCAGCGTCCAGATCGGCATCACGCTGGTGGGCGTGCTGTCGGGCGCCTTCTCGGGCGCGACACTGGGCACGCGCCTGGCCACCGCCCTGGTCGCGGGGGGCATGCAGCCCGCATTGGCCCATACGCTGGCCGTGGGCGGCGTGGTCGTCGCCATCACCTATCTGTCGCTGATCGTCGGGGAACTGGTCCCCAAGCAGATCGCCCTGCGCGCCCCCGAGGCCGTTGCCGCGCGCATCGCGCCGCTGATCCGGATGATCTCGCGCATCGCGGCGCCGGTGGTCTGGGTGCTGGACCGGTCGGGGCGGGTGCTGCTGGCCCTGCTGGGCCAATCGGGCAAGGCCGAGAGCAGCATGTCCGACGAGGAGATCAAGGTCATGCTGGCCGAGGCGCACAACGCCGGCGTCATCGCCCCGGCCGAGAACGAGATGATCGCCGGCGTCATGCGCATCGCCGACCGCACCGCGCGCGGCCTGATGACCCCCCGCCACGAGGTGTTGATCGCCGACGCGAACGCCACCCCCGACGATCTGGCGCAGGTCTTCCGCACCGGCCATCGCTCTCGCATCCTGCTGCGGGACGGGGCCGATGACGACATCGTCGGCGTCATCCATGCCCGCGACCTGATCCGCCTGCAGGCCGATCCCGCCGCCGACCCGCGCGCGCTGATCCAGGCGGTGCCCGTCGTGCGCGACGGTCTGCCGGCGCTGAACGTGATCGAGCAGCTGAAATCCTCGCCCGCGCACATGCTGCTGGTCTTTGACGAATACGGGCATTTCGAGGGTGTGATCACCGCGATGGACGTGCTGGAAGCCATCGCTGGCGACTTCCCCGACCCCGGAGAGGACGAGCCCAAGGCCGTCCGGCGCGACGATGGCAGCTGGCTGATCGCGGGCTGGATGCCGGTGGACGAGTTTTCCGACCTGCTGGGCGTCCCGTTGCCCGAGGATCGCGATTACGAATCCGTGGCCGGCCTGGTTCTTGACCTTGCGGGCGTCCTGCCCGAGGTGGGCGCCCACGTGACCCTGTCGCCCTGGCGGATCGAGGTGGTGGACCTGGACGGCCGCCGCATCGACAAGCTGCTGGTCGCCCGCATCGACTGA
- a CDS encoding tripartite tricarboxylate transporter permease — translation MDTFGYLFQGLMVATDPMILLYALIGVTVGTAVGVLPGIGPALTVALLLPVTYGLDPAGSLVMFAGIYYGGMYGGSTTSILLNTPGESASIVTALEGNKMARAGRGGPALATAAIGSFVAGLVATLLLAFVAPTVVKLALTFGPREYFALMVLAFVTVSSAFGDSARKGLISLFIGLALALVGIDQLTGQARLDFGVPQLLDGIEVTTLAVALFAVGEAMIVAANRHGVEDKVTAVKGSVWMTREDWKRSWKPWLRGTFIGFPIGAMPAGGADIATFLSYAAEKRAAKRPEEFGHGAIEGVAGPEAANNASAAGTLVPLLTLGLPTTATAAIMLAGFQQFGLQPGPLLFATNPDLVWGLIASLLIANVMLVILNLPLIGLWVRLLTIPRPWLYAGILCFATLGTIGANPSPIELSMLLIFGVMGYLMRLYGYPIAPVVVGLILGPMAEQQLRRALSISQGDVMTLVSTPVSAGLIAVAAFALIVPMIMRARGKGQVLSQMASDED, via the coding sequence ATGGACACGTTCGGATATCTGTTTCAGGGCCTGATGGTCGCGACCGACCCGATGATCCTGCTCTACGCGCTGATCGGCGTGACCGTGGGCACCGCCGTGGGCGTGCTGCCCGGCATCGGGCCCGCACTGACCGTGGCGCTGCTGCTGCCGGTGACCTACGGGCTGGACCCGGCTGGGTCGCTGGTCATGTTCGCGGGCATCTATTACGGCGGCATGTATGGCGGATCGACCACGTCGATCCTGCTGAACACGCCGGGCGAAAGCGCCTCCATCGTGACCGCGCTGGAGGGCAACAAGATGGCCCGCGCCGGACGCGGCGGGCCGGCGCTGGCCACCGCTGCCATCGGATCCTTCGTCGCGGGGCTGGTCGCGACGCTGCTTCTGGCCTTCGTCGCGCCGACGGTGGTCAAGCTGGCCCTGACCTTCGGCCCGCGCGAGTATTTCGCGCTGATGGTGCTGGCCTTCGTCACCGTGTCGTCTGCCTTTGGCGACAGCGCGCGCAAGGGGCTGATATCGCTGTTCATCGGACTGGCGCTGGCCTTGGTCGGCATCGACCAGCTGACCGGTCAGGCGCGGCTGGATTTTGGCGTCCCGCAGCTGCTGGACGGGATCGAGGTCACGACCCTGGCCGTGGCGCTGTTCGCCGTGGGCGAGGCGATGATCGTCGCCGCCAACCGTCATGGCGTCGAGGACAAGGTGACGGCGGTCAAGGGATCGGTCTGGATGACGCGCGAGGACTGGAAGCGGTCTTGGAAGCCCTGGCTGCGCGGCACCTTCATCGGTTTTCCCATCGGCGCCATGCCCGCGGGCGGTGCCGACATCGCCACCTTCCTGTCCTATGCCGCCGAAAAACGCGCCGCCAAGCGCCCCGAGGAGTTCGGCCACGGCGCCATCGAGGGCGTCGCCGGGCCCGAGGCCGCGAACAATGCCAGCGCCGCGGGCACGCTGGTCCCGCTGCTGACGTTGGGCCTGCCGACCACCGCCACCGCGGCGATCATGCTGGCCGGGTTCCAGCAGTTCGGCCTGCAGCCCGGACCGCTGCTGTTCGCGACCAACCCGGATCTGGTCTGGGGCCTGATCGCGTCGCTGCTGATCGCCAACGTGATGCTGGTGATCCTGAACCTGCCCCTGATCGGGCTGTGGGTGCGCCTGCTGACCATCCCGCGGCCGTGGCTTTACGCGGGCATCCTGTGCTTTGCCACGTTGGGCACGATCGGCGCCAACCCCTCCCCGATCGAACTGTCGATGCTGCTGATCTTCGGCGTCATGGGCTATCTGATGCGCCTTTACGGCTATCCCATCGCGCCGGTGGTCGTGGGGCTGATCCTGGGCCCGATGGCCGAACAGCAGCTGCGCCGCGCGCTGTCGATCAGCCAGGGCGACGTGATGACGCTGGTCTCGACCCCGGTATCCGCGGGGCTGATCGCGGTCGCGGCCTTTGCGCTGATCGTGCCGATGATCATGCGGGCCCGCGGCAAGGGTCAGGTCCTCAGCCAGATGGCATCGGACGAGGATTGA
- a CDS encoding Bug family tripartite tricarboxylate transporter substrate binding protein has protein sequence MKHAILAGLFTAALAVPALATDYTILAPAAPGGGWDQTARTMQEVLQAEGISDSVQVQNVPGAGGTVGLAQFASSATGKADQLIVGGYVMVGAILTNASPVSLADVTPIARLTGEYEAIVVPTASEIQDINQLVEMLKADPGSVSWAGGSAGGADHIAVGLLANAADVDPTAINYIAYSGGGEALAAILGNQVTAGISSLGEFKPQADAGTLRILAVTSEERIEGVDAPTLTEVGLDVVLQNWRMVAAPAGLSPEDEAAIAADIETMAKSTAWQEALATKGWADTYLAGDAFRAQLEEETATTAAVLKDIGLVE, from the coding sequence TTGAAACACGCGATTCTTGCGGGCCTGTTCACCGCGGCCCTGGCCGTTCCGGCGCTGGCCACCGACTATACCATCCTGGCGCCTGCCGCACCGGGCGGCGGCTGGGACCAGACCGCCCGCACCATGCAGGAGGTCCTGCAGGCCGAGGGCATCTCTGATTCCGTGCAGGTCCAGAACGTTCCGGGCGCCGGCGGCACCGTGGGTCTGGCGCAGTTCGCGTCCTCGGCCACCGGAAAGGCCGACCAGCTGATCGTGGGCGGCTATGTGATGGTCGGGGCGATCCTGACCAACGCCTCGCCCGTGTCGCTGGCCGACGTGACGCCCATCGCCCGCCTGACCGGCGAATACGAGGCGATCGTGGTGCCCACCGCATCCGAGATCCAGGACATCAACCAGCTGGTCGAGATGCTGAAGGCCGATCCCGGCTCCGTCAGCTGGGCCGGCGGTTCGGCGGGCGGCGCGGACCACATCGCGGTCGGCCTTCTGGCCAACGCCGCCGATGTCGACCCGACCGCGATCAACTACATCGCCTATTCCGGTGGCGGCGAGGCACTGGCCGCGATCCTGGGCAACCAGGTGACCGCGGGCATCTCCAGCCTTGGCGAGTTCAAGCCGCAGGCCGATGCCGGGACGCTGCGCATCCTGGCCGTCACCTCCGAGGAGCGGATCGAGGGCGTCGACGCCCCCACCCTGACCGAGGTCGGCCTGGACGTCGTGCTGCAGAACTGGCGCATGGTCGCCGCCCCCGCAGGACTGTCCCCCGAGGACGAGGCCGCCATCGCCGCCGACATCGAGACGATGGCCAAATCGACCGCATGGCAGGAGGCGCTGGCGACCAAGGGCTGGGCCGACACCTATCTGGCGGGCGACGCGTTCCGCGCCCAGCTGGAGGAGGAGACCGCCACGACGGCCGCGGTCCTCAAGGACATCGGGCTGGTCGAATGA
- a CDS encoding tripartite tricarboxylate transporter TctB family protein: MTTAPDTRRRPDGAALTVAAVLALIAVIIFRDVATLPQNRGYSGVGPADVPRWIAWALLALSAWTVVAAFRDAPAERPAQDPAPIAWIIGGLAAQLALLNTAGFVIATALLFAATARAFGKRNLALTLPIGLIFTGTIYLVFSQLLNLSLPAGPLERLITGG, translated from the coding sequence ATGACGACTGCCCCGGACACGAGACGCCGCCCCGACGGGGCGGCGCTGACCGTGGCGGCCGTGCTGGCGCTGATCGCGGTCATCATTTTCCGCGACGTGGCCACGCTGCCGCAGAACCGGGGCTATTCCGGCGTCGGCCCGGCCGACGTCCCGCGCTGGATCGCCTGGGCGCTGCTGGCGCTGTCGGCCTGGACCGTCGTCGCGGCATTCCGCGACGCGCCGGCCGAACGCCCGGCCCAGGATCCCGCGCCCATCGCCTGGATCATCGGCGGCCTGGCCGCACAGCTGGCGCTGCTGAACACGGCGGGCTTCGTCATTGCGACCGCGCTGCTGTTCGCGGCCACCGCCCGGGCCTTCGGCAAGCGCAACCTGGCGCTGACCCTGCCCATCGGGCTGATCTTCACCGGGACGATCTATCTGGTCTTCTCCCAGCTTCTGAACCTCAGCCTTCCGGCGGGTCCGCTGGAACGCCTGATCACGGGGGGCTAA